The Candidatus Saccharibacteria bacterium genome has a segment encoding these proteins:
- a CDS encoding RluA family pseudouridine synthase gives MTKIVVSDDQTPLRIDAYLAAEQSQLSRSSWRKLIDSGNVMVNEQLIKAKYEIQAGDVITFSIPKKQESAPEISIIYEDEDVLVIDKPAGVLVHSKGGLHTEQTVVDVFRDKLPSDDTNRPGVVHRLDRDTSGVMILAKNNDTKTYLQKQFQNRTVQKEYVAVCEGVFKDNDFLIDAAIRRSIKNPGRFVVDPNGKPAQTTVRVMQTRNGKTLVRLLPKTGRTHQLRVHLKHLHAPIVGDRLYGKESDRLLLHAHKLSIAIHHGDHRTFESKIPESFTI, from the coding sequence ATGACAAAAATAGTTGTAAGCGACGACCAGACCCCACTCAGAATAGATGCCTATCTAGCAGCAGAGCAGTCACAGCTGTCGCGCAGTAGTTGGCGCAAACTTATTGACTCGGGCAACGTAATGGTTAATGAGCAGCTTATAAAGGCCAAATACGAAATACAAGCTGGCGATGTCATAACCTTTAGTATTCCAAAAAAACAAGAATCTGCACCAGAAATATCTATTATTTATGAGGACGAGGATGTATTGGTTATCGACAAGCCAGCGGGGGTACTTGTTCACTCCAAGGGCGGCTTACATACAGAACAAACTGTAGTAGATGTGTTTCGGGATAAACTACCGAGCGACGATACCAACCGACCAGGCGTAGTGCACCGACTAGACAGAGACACCTCTGGGGTTATGATTTTGGCGAAGAACAACGACACTAAAACGTACTTGCAGAAACAATTTCAAAATAGAACCGTCCAAAAAGAGTATGTTGCGGTATGCGAAGGTGTGTTTAAAGACAACGATTTTTTAATCGACGCAGCAATTCGCCGGTCCATTAAAAATCCGGGCAGGTTCGTGGTTGACCCAAATGGTAAGCCAGCTCAGACGACTGTCAGGGTGATGCAAACGCGTAATGGTAAGACTTTGGTTCGTCTATTACCAAAAACTGGGCGAACTCATCAATTGAGGGTACATTTAAAACATTTACACGCCCCAATAGTGGGGGATAGGCTATACGGTAAGGAGTCGGATAGGCTTCTGCTGCACGCGCATAAACTAAGCATTGCGATCCACCACGGCGACCACAGAACATTTGAAAGTAAAATACCGGAAAGCTTTACGATATGA